Proteins encoded by one window of Clostridia bacterium:
- a CDS encoding 2-hydroxyglutaryl-CoA dehydratase, producing MKKGYLGVDVGSVSTNLVVIDAQGEILENIYTRTVGQPVKVVQEGLKVLGEKLKDQVEIMGVGVTGSARNLSSVLVGADVVKNEITAHAVAVSQLVPGAQTIIEIGGQDSKIIILRDGVVTDFAMNTVCAAGTGSFLDQQAARLNIPIEQFGELALKSKNPVRIAGRCAVFAESDMVHKQQLGHSVEDIIAGLCEALVRNYLNNVGKGKEILAPVVFQGGVAANVGIKVAFEKTLHTEVIIPKYYDVMGAVGCCYLAMRATQDKPTKFKGWQAAEFNFRPTSFECQGCPNLCEVVQIYENDEVIARWGDRCGKWSNLNLGSGVG from the coding sequence GTGAAAAAGGGTTATCTCGGTGTAGATGTAGGGTCGGTAAGTACAAATTTGGTAGTTATCGATGCTCAAGGAGAAATTTTAGAGAATATCTATACAAGAACAGTAGGTCAGCCAGTTAAAGTAGTTCAAGAAGGTTTAAAAGTATTAGGAGAAAAGTTAAAAGATCAAGTTGAAATTATGGGAGTAGGGGTTACTGGCAGTGCCCGTAATTTATCTTCTGTTTTAGTAGGAGCTGATGTAGTTAAAAATGAAATTACGGCTCATGCGGTTGCTGTTTCCCAGCTAGTGCCTGGTGCTCAAACCATAATTGAAATTGGTGGACAAGATTCTAAAATTATTATACTTCGTGATGGTGTGGTTACTGATTTTGCCATGAATACGGTTTGTGCCGCTGGAACTGGTTCTTTTTTGGATCAGCAAGCTGCACGTTTAAATATTCCAATTGAACAATTTGGGGAATTGGCCTTAAAATCCAAAAATCCGGTACGGATTGCTGGCCGCTGTGCTGTTTTTGCGGAATCTGATATGGTACATAAACAGCAATTAGGACATTCTGTTGAAGACATAATTGCTGGTTTATGTGAAGCTTTGGTACGAAATTATTTAAATAATGTGGGTAAAGGTAAGGAAATTTTGGCACCGGTTGTTTTTCAGGGCGGTGTGGCTGCTAATGTGGGTATTAAGGTCGCTTTTGAAAAAACATTACACACCGAAGTAATTATTCCTAAATATTATGATGTAATGGGTGCTGTAGGTTGTTGTTATTTAGCTATGCGGGCTACTCAGGATAAACCTACCAAGTTTAAGGGTTGGCAGGCAGCGGAATTTAATTTTCGGCCCACAAGTTTTGAGTGTCAAGGTTGCCCTAACCTTTGTGAGGTTGTGCAGATTTATGAAAATGATGAAGTTATTGCCCGCTGGGGAGATCGCTGTGGAAAATGGTCTAATTTAAATTTAGGTAGTGGTGTTGGCTGA
- a CDS encoding CoA protein activase: DIPVMTIFLDEMMGKAGMQTRLEAFVDLLSQRREYKLAKVL; encoded by the coding sequence GATATACCGGTGATGACTATTTTCTTAGATGAAATGATGGGTAAAGCCGGAATGCAAACAAGGCTGGAAGCCTTTGTTGATTTATTGAGCCAACGGCGGGAATATAAGTTAGCTAAAGTTCTTTAA
- a CDS encoding nucleoside kinase, translated as MQPGKQKVINLKIMNQKVEVEPHTSLLDLAAKWEKKGQGPFLAAKYNGELVDLYQEITKGGWVEFIGPQAPEWIRIYRQSLVFLLAQAVNDLFPQRKLKVQHSLGKSYYCEFKGMDYISPLDLMALEAKMREFVEAEEPIIPQDLSRETALKILSTQGHLEKVTLLENLNWSPIRIYTSGSYSNYSYRLLAPDTGKLKIFKLETYAKGFLLRFPVPTNLAEVAPNPNLPKLGQVFRESEEWVRILGVENLAGLYKRCKGKKAKYNQLIHIAEALHEKKIARIADEIYSRHDELRLVLVAGPSSSGKTTFAQRLAIQLRVLGLRPISVSLDDYFVNREETPIDEWGETDFEALEAIDLKLFNEHLQSLISGQVIEIPVFNFKTGQREWRGRKIQLQAGQPLIIEGIHGLNEGLTSSVERKNKYKIYISALTQIAIDDHNRVQTTDTRLIRRIVRDYRFRGQSALGTLKLWPSVRRGEEKNIFPFQEEADIMFNSALLYELCVLKKYAQKLLSEVSKEEKEYSDAQRLLSLLAYFPEITAENVPLNSILREFIGGSSLLGG; from the coding sequence ATGCAGCCCGGTAAGCAAAAAGTAATAAATTTAAAAATAATGAATCAGAAAGTTGAGGTAGAGCCTCATACCTCATTATTGGATTTGGCTGCAAAATGGGAAAAGAAAGGGCAAGGTCCTTTTCTAGCCGCTAAATATAATGGTGAATTAGTTGATTTATATCAAGAGATAACTAAGGGAGGTTGGGTAGAATTTATTGGCCCACAGGCTCCGGAATGGATAAGAATTTACCGACAAAGTTTAGTTTTTCTTTTGGCACAGGCTGTTAATGATTTATTTCCGCAGCGAAAATTAAAGGTACAGCATTCCCTAGGTAAAAGTTATTACTGTGAATTTAAAGGCATGGATTATATTTCTCCATTAGATTTAATGGCTTTAGAGGCTAAAATGAGAGAGTTTGTAGAAGCTGAGGAGCCCATTATTCCTCAAGATTTAAGTCGGGAAACTGCTCTTAAAATCTTGAGTACTCAAGGTCATTTGGAAAAAGTGACCCTTTTGGAAAACTTAAATTGGTCTCCCATTCGTATTTATACTTCAGGTTCTTATTCTAATTATTCTTATCGTCTTTTGGCCCCAGATACGGGGAAATTAAAAATCTTTAAATTAGAAACCTATGCTAAAGGTTTTTTACTAAGATTTCCCGTACCTACAAATTTAGCTGAGGTGGCACCTAATCCTAATTTGCCGAAATTAGGTCAAGTATTTCGGGAATCCGAAGAATGGGTGCGTATTCTTGGTGTGGAAAATTTAGCAGGATTATATAAACGCTGTAAAGGAAAAAAGGCTAAATATAATCAGTTGATTCATATTGCCGAAGCACTACATGAGAAAAAAATAGCACGTATTGCTGATGAGATTTATAGTCGTCATGATGAATTAAGATTAGTTTTAGTAGCTGGTCCTTCCTCTTCAGGTAAAACTACTTTTGCTCAGCGTTTAGCTATTCAATTACGAGTTTTAGGTTTAAGACCAATTTCCGTGTCCTTAGACGATTATTTTGTTAATCGTGAGGAAACCCCGATCGATGAATGGGGTGAAACGGATTTTGAAGCTTTGGAAGCAATAGATTTGAAACTTTTTAATGAACATTTACAAAGCCTAATTTCCGGTCAAGTAATAGAAATACCGGTATTTAACTTTAAAACAGGGCAAAGGGAATGGCGGGGTAGAAAAATACAATTACAAGCTGGTCAGCCTTTAATTATTGAAGGTATTCATGGTTTAAATGAAGGGCTTACTTCTTCTGTAGAAAGAAAAAATAAATATAAGATTTATATTAGTGCTTTAACCCAAATTGCTATTGATGACCATAATCGGGTCCAAACTACTGATACGCGGTTAATCAGAAGAATAGTGCGTGATTATCGCTTTCGCGGACAAAGTGCTTTGGGGACATTAAAATTATGGCCTTCTGTACGACGGGGTGAAGAAAAAAATATTTTCCCCTTTCAAGAAGAAGCTGACATTATGTTTAATTCAGCCTTACTTTATGAATTATGTGTTTTGAAAAAATACGCACAGAAATTATTAAGTGAAGTAAGCAAAGAGGAAAAGGAATATTCAGATGCACAAAGATTACTAAGTTTACTAGCCTATTTCCCTGAAATT